A single genomic interval of Lentimicrobium saccharophilum harbors:
- the elbB gene encoding isoprenoid biosynthesis glyoxalase ElbB, with translation MKKFAVVLAGNGVFDGAEIHEATLSLLAIKKHGADYEIFAPDIPQHHVINHLTGKEMNETRNVLVEAARIARGKIRDLKQLNVREFDALLFPGGFGVAKNLCTWAFDGPACKVNPDVEKVIREMTSMKKPIGALCISPVLLAKVLGNVEITIGNDPATAAGVEKAGATHVNTGHGEVVRDPHRPVFTTPCYMLDASIVDIANGAENIVKAILAELK, from the coding sequence ATGAAAAAATTTGCCGTAGTCCTTGCCGGAAATGGCGTCTTCGACGGCGCCGAGATTCACGAAGCCACCTTAAGCCTGCTGGCCATCAAAAAGCATGGCGCTGATTATGAAATATTTGCACCTGACATTCCCCAGCACCATGTGATCAATCACCTTACGGGAAAGGAGATGAACGAAACCCGCAATGTACTGGTAGAAGCCGCCCGTATTGCCCGCGGGAAGATCAGGGACCTGAAACAGCTCAATGTCAGGGAATTTGACGCATTGCTTTTCCCGGGGGGATTCGGGGTGGCCAAAAACCTCTGCACCTGGGCTTTCGACGGCCCCGCCTGCAAGGTAAACCCCGATGTGGAAAAAGTGATCCGGGAGATGACTTCCATGAAAAAACCCATAGGCGCCCTGTGCATTTCACCGGTATTGCTGGCCAAGGTACTTGGGAATGTTGAAATTACCATTGGCAATGATCCTGCAACCGCCGCCGGCGTTGAAAAGGCCGGAGCCACGCACGTGAATACCGGCCATGGTGAAGTGGTACGCGACCCGCACCGCCCGGTGTTTACCACCCCCTGCTATATGCTCGATGCCAGCATTGTGGATATTGCCAACGGGGCCGAAAATATCGTAAAAGCCATACTTGCTGAGCTGAAGTAA
- a CDS encoding peptidylprolyl isomerase, whose protein sequence is MLISLMFALFVAAPGASAQPAGQEELVVISTPKGDITLRLFDDTPKHRDNFLKLARAGFYDSTLFHRVIDGFMIQGGDPDSKGAAPGIELGNGGPGYSIPAEITPAHFHRRGVLAAAREEDKVNPARLSSGSQFYIVQGKVFTGEKLDMLEKEQNSLAKQRIFVDIMDRPENLTLRNQFFSPDAKSDTAHFRFLLDTLNQMIDREFTGDKVFRLSEAAREAYTTVGGAPHLDGRYTIFGEVVSGMEVVDAIATEKRDGNDRPLQDIPMTVKIITRKKSQP, encoded by the coding sequence ATGCTTATTTCGCTGATGTTTGCGCTGTTTGTGGCTGCGCCCGGGGCATCTGCGCAGCCGGCCGGGCAGGAAGAGCTGGTAGTGATATCGACCCCCAAAGGCGACATTACCCTGCGGCTGTTCGACGACACCCCCAAACACCGCGATAACTTTCTGAAGCTTGCCCGCGCGGGTTTTTACGACAGTACCCTGTTTCACCGGGTGATTGACGGCTTTATGATACAGGGCGGCGATCCCGACTCGAAGGGTGCCGCACCGGGCATTGAGCTGGGCAACGGCGGCCCCGGATACAGCATTCCTGCCGAAATCACCCCCGCGCATTTCCACCGCAGGGGGGTGCTGGCTGCGGCCCGCGAAGAGGATAAGGTCAATCCGGCCCGACTCTCTTCCGGTTCACAATTCTACATCGTTCAGGGAAAAGTGTTTACTGGAGAAAAGCTCGATATGCTCGAAAAGGAGCAAAACTCCCTGGCCAAACAGCGGATATTTGTCGATATCATGGACCGGCCTGAAAATCTGACGCTGAGAAATCAGTTCTTCTCGCCCGATGCAAAAAGCGATACCGCCCATTTCCGGTTTCTGCTCGACACCCTTAACCAGATGATCGACAGGGAGTTTACCGGCGATAAAGTATTCAGGCTTTCCGAAGCCGCACGTGAAGCTTACACCACTGTGGGCGGCGCTCCCCACCTCGACGGCAGGTACACCATCTTTGGCGAAGTCGTCAGCGGCATGGAAGTTGTTGATGCCATTGCCACGGAAAAAAGGGACGGAAACGACCGCCCACTGCAGGATATTCCAATGACCGTTAAAATTATTACCCGTAAAAAATCACAACCATGA
- the pheS gene encoding phenylalanine--tRNA ligase subunit alpha, whose translation MKEKINQYLAEIDLFTAKTKDELEQFRIKYSGKKGILNDLFADFKNVAAEERREMGVLLNELKGKIQQKIDSLRESLEEQHAASTPEQDLTLPVNFRDAGSRHPLMIIRNRILDIFSRIGYTVAEGPEIEDDWHNFSALNFAPEHPARDMQDTFFVEKDPDVVLRTHTSSVQVRVMENTRPPIRMTFPGRVYRNEAISARAHCFFHQVEGLYVDKNVSFADLRQTLLYFAKEMFSPDTRIRLRPSYFPFTEPSAEMDISCNLCGGKGCGFCKYTGWVEILGCGMVNPNVLKNCGIDPEVYSGFAFGIGIERITNLVFNVKDLRMFSENDVRFLQQFESAWQ comes from the coding sequence ATGAAAGAAAAAATCAATCAATACCTGGCTGAAATTGATCTATTTACAGCCAAAACAAAAGATGAACTGGAACAGTTCAGGATCAAATATTCAGGGAAAAAGGGCATACTGAATGATCTGTTCGCCGACTTTAAAAACGTGGCTGCAGAGGAGCGCCGCGAAATGGGGGTGTTGCTGAATGAGCTGAAGGGCAAAATCCAGCAGAAAATCGACAGCCTGCGCGAAAGTCTTGAAGAACAGCATGCTGCTTCAACTCCGGAGCAGGATCTTACCCTGCCGGTGAATTTCCGCGATGCTGGTTCGCGTCACCCTTTGATGATTATCCGCAACCGCATCCTCGACATCTTTTCGCGCATCGGGTATACCGTGGCCGAAGGGCCGGAGATTGAAGACGACTGGCACAACTTCTCAGCCCTGAACTTTGCCCCGGAACACCCGGCCCGCGATATGCAGGACACCTTTTTTGTTGAAAAGGACCCTGATGTGGTGCTGCGCACGCACACCTCGAGCGTTCAGGTGAGGGTGATGGAAAATACCCGGCCGCCCATCCGTATGACCTTCCCCGGAAGGGTTTACCGCAACGAGGCCATCTCGGCCCGCGCCCACTGCTTCTTCCACCAGGTGGAAGGATTGTATGTGGATAAGAATGTAAGCTTTGCCGACCTGCGCCAGACCCTGCTCTATTTTGCCAAAGAGATGTTCAGCCCCGATACCCGTATCCGGTTGAGGCCGTCTTACTTCCCGTTTACCGAGCCATCGGCCGAAATGGATATTTCATGCAACCTTTGCGGCGGTAAAGGTTGCGGCTTCTGCAAATACACCGGCTGGGTGGAAATCCTCGGCTGTGGCATGGTGAATCCCAATGTGCTGAAAAACTGCGGCATCGACCCGGAAGTCTATTCAGGCTTCGCCTTCGGCATCGGCATCGAACGCATCACCAACCTGGTTTTCAATGTAAAAGACCTGCGCATGTTCTCCGAAAACGATGTACGTTTTCTGCAGCAGTTTGAATCGGCCTGGCAATAG
- a CDS encoding NUDIX domain-containing protein produces the protein MFTYPYPRPAVTVDAIVFRMGKTAPEVLLIRRGHPPFEGMWAAPGGFLDMEETPEKAVVRELEEETGINGVALFQVHTYGAVNRDPRHRTISIAYAGMLSDTGAQAKAGDDAAAAEWHPVGQLPPLAFDHDKIVEDAIAFARERGWF, from the coding sequence ATGTTTACCTACCCCTATCCCCGTCCGGCCGTTACCGTTGATGCCATTGTATTCCGGATGGGCAAAACAGCGCCGGAAGTGTTGCTGATCCGTAGAGGGCATCCCCCGTTTGAAGGGATGTGGGCAGCGCCGGGAGGTTTTCTGGATATGGAAGAAACGCCCGAAAAGGCGGTTGTCAGGGAACTGGAAGAAGAAACGGGCATCAATGGCGTGGCGCTTTTTCAGGTTCACACCTATGGCGCCGTGAATCGCGACCCCCGTCACCGGACGATATCCATTGCCTATGCGGGCATGCTCAGTGATACGGGCGCGCAGGCAAAAGCAGGCGATGATGCGGCTGCCGCGGAATGGCATCCGGTCGGTCAGCTTCCGCCCCTGGCTTTCGATCACGACAAAATAGTGGAAGACGCGATTGCCTTTGCCCGTGAAAGGGGATGGTTTTAG
- the rsmI gene encoding 16S rRNA (cytidine(1402)-2'-O)-methyltransferase, whose product MSKLYLVPTPLGNLEDMTLRAIRVLKEVQLILAEDTRKTGLLLKHFGIGTRMQSHHMHNEHRTAESIAARIAGGESVALVTDAGTPGISDPGFFLVRTCIGMGIEVETLPGATAFVPALVNSGLPCDRFYFEGFLPHKKGRQTRIAFLDALACTFVLYESPFRLVKTLEQLAEVMGGDRRACVSRELTKFFEENRRGSLSELAKHYTENPPKGEIVITVGGKDQVDAAIAEEQQD is encoded by the coding sequence ATGTCCAAGCTATATCTGGTACCGACACCCCTGGGAAACCTGGAAGACATGACCCTCCGGGCCATCCGCGTGCTGAAGGAAGTGCAGCTGATCCTCGCCGAAGATACCCGTAAAACCGGCTTGTTGCTGAAGCACTTCGGCATCGGAACACGCATGCAGTCGCACCATATGCACAACGAACACCGCACGGCCGAAAGCATTGCCGCCCGTATTGCAGGTGGCGAATCCGTAGCTTTGGTCACCGATGCCGGCACACCGGGGATTTCTGATCCCGGGTTTTTTCTGGTGAGGACCTGCATTGGCATGGGTATAGAGGTGGAAACCCTCCCGGGAGCCACCGCTTTTGTCCCGGCGTTGGTCAACTCGGGCCTTCCCTGCGACCGGTTTTATTTCGAAGGATTTCTGCCCCATAAAAAGGGGCGGCAAACAAGAATTGCCTTCCTGGATGCTTTGGCTTGTACTTTTGTTTTGTATGAATCACCTTTCAGGCTGGTAAAAACACTTGAGCAACTGGCCGAAGTGATGGGCGGCGACCGGAGGGCCTGCGTATCCAGGGAACTCACGAAATTTTTCGAAGAAAACCGCCGCGGGTCATTGTCAGAGCTGGCAAAACACTATACGGAAAACCCTCCCAAAGGGGAAATCGTGATTACCGTTGGTGGTAAAGATCAGGTAGATGCTGCCATAGCGGAGGAGCAGCAGGACTGA
- a CDS encoding M2 family metallopeptidase, with protein MKSIANLLLTAITASLILAGCSNKTEKMEQELKAFITTWEQQVEPLQKEAYTAYWNASLSGRDEDYARSEQLQLQLSSIYTSKDDFALLKKIKESGAVQDTLLKRQLEVLYTAYLSNQIDTALLAKRIKMEVEIEKKYSNFRAEVNGRQLSDNDVEDILKTSLNSDELKAAWEGHKKIGNVVAADVIELVKLRNEIAQSLGFKNYHAMSLELGEQDPEEISKLFDELDELTRDAFAGLKDEIDTFLAARLKITKEELMPWHYQNRFFQEAPAIYSVDMDKYYKDQNIEALTAGYYESIGLDISDILNNSDLYEKPGKNQHAYCIDIDNAGDVRVLCNIKPNYSWMNTMLHEFGHGVYDKYIDRDLPFSLRNPAHTFTTEAIAMIFGRMAANPAWMQDMGLIDSTERATIAEDTYRVLRLEQLTFSRWAQVMYRFEKAMYENPDQDLNALWWNLAEKYQMIRKPEGRNEPDWASKIHIATVPCYYHNYLLGELLASQLNHYITANIIGSDDFRYQSFYGSKETGQYLTDKVFRPGAQWYWNDMIEKATGEKLTARYYAEQFVN; from the coding sequence ATGAAATCAATTGCAAACCTGCTGCTAACAGCAATCACAGCTAGCCTGATCCTGGCGGGCTGCAGCAACAAAACCGAAAAAATGGAACAGGAACTGAAAGCATTTATCACCACCTGGGAACAGCAAGTGGAACCGCTTCAGAAGGAAGCTTACACCGCCTACTGGAATGCCTCCCTTTCGGGCCGCGACGAAGACTATGCCCGCTCCGAACAGCTTCAGCTGCAGCTGAGCAGCATCTACACCAGCAAGGACGACTTTGCCCTGCTCAAAAAAATCAAAGAATCGGGCGCCGTTCAGGACACCCTGCTCAAAAGGCAGCTGGAAGTGCTGTATACCGCTTACCTGAGCAATCAGATCGACACCGCGCTACTGGCAAAAAGAATTAAAATGGAGGTTGAAATTGAAAAAAAATATTCCAACTTCAGGGCCGAAGTAAATGGCAGACAGTTGAGCGATAACGATGTGGAAGACATCCTGAAAACCTCGCTCAACAGCGATGAGCTGAAGGCCGCCTGGGAAGGCCATAAAAAAATCGGCAACGTTGTGGCCGCCGATGTGATTGAGCTGGTTAAGCTGCGCAACGAGATCGCGCAAAGCCTGGGCTTTAAGAACTATCATGCCATGAGCCTGGAACTGGGCGAACAGGATCCGGAAGAAATCAGCAAGTTGTTCGACGAACTCGACGAGCTGACCCGCGATGCCTTTGCGGGATTGAAGGATGAGATCGACACCTTTCTCGCCGCAAGGCTGAAAATTACCAAAGAAGAGCTGATGCCCTGGCATTACCAGAACCGCTTTTTCCAGGAAGCGCCGGCCATCTACAGCGTGGATATGGATAAATACTACAAGGATCAGAACATTGAAGCGCTCACGGCCGGATACTATGAAAGCATCGGGCTCGATATTTCTGATATCCTGAACAACAGCGATCTCTACGAAAAGCCGGGAAAGAACCAGCATGCCTATTGCATCGACATCGACAATGCCGGGGATGTACGTGTGCTTTGCAACATTAAGCCCAACTACAGCTGGATGAACACCATGCTGCATGAGTTCGGCCACGGTGTTTACGATAAGTACATCGACCGCGACCTGCCGTTCAGCCTGCGGAATCCGGCGCATACATTTACCACTGAGGCTATTGCCATGATTTTCGGGCGTATGGCCGCCAACCCGGCCTGGATGCAGGACATGGGGCTGATCGATTCCACAGAACGCGCCACCATCGCGGAAGATACCTACAGGGTGCTCCGCCTCGAGCAGCTCACCTTCAGCCGCTGGGCGCAGGTGATGTACCGCTTCGAAAAAGCCATGTACGAAAATCCGGATCAGGACCTGAACGCCCTGTGGTGGAACCTGGCTGAGAAATATCAGATGATCCGTAAACCCGAAGGACGCAACGAACCCGACTGGGCCAGCAAAATCCATATCGCCACCGTGCCCTGCTATTACCACAACTACCTGCTGGGCGAACTCCTGGCATCACAGCTCAACCATTACATCACTGCCAACATCATAGGTTCGGATGATTTCAGGTATCAGAGCTTCTACGGAAGCAAGGAAACCGGACAATACCTCACCGATAAGGTCTTCAGGCCCGGCGCACAGTGGTACTGGAACGATATGATTGAAAAGGCCACCGGAGAAAAGCTCACGGCCAGATACTACGCCGAACAGTTTGTAAACTGA
- a CDS encoding acyltransferase family protein: MAGKRIPDLDFLRGLAILGVLFRHSAWYNNFARAGWAGVDLFFVLSGFLVSGLLFSEFKKYGRVRIGRFLIRRGFKIYPTFYVFLITAFLFNAWINGHTFPMKDMLAEVLFLQNYLQGCFMHTWSLAIEEHFYLLLSLFVFLMLRAKWLDNRRLMTGILISSILLVTLLRMHYFFVHRHEPYLEIYYTHLRMDGLLLGVLLSYLFHFTEGFHAFTHKYKPVLLIAGFALISPLFFVRAGSMFFNTLGFNVIHLGFAVFTAYAAKGDLTAAIGKFRPAGWLIRMISSIGIYSYSIYVWHLLLSDFIEKVLNLKTGGVLYLAVTIIAGTLLSKLIEQFFLRIREKTFA, encoded by the coding sequence ATGGCGGGCAAACGCATTCCCGATCTTGATTTTCTTCGCGGCCTCGCCATACTGGGAGTACTTTTCAGGCATTCGGCCTGGTACAATAACTTTGCCCGTGCCGGCTGGGCAGGCGTTGACCTGTTTTTTGTGCTCAGCGGTTTCCTGGTTTCAGGTCTGCTCTTTTCGGAATTCAAAAAGTATGGCAGGGTCAGGATCGGACGCTTTCTGATCAGAAGGGGATTTAAAATCTATCCCACGTTTTATGTATTCCTGATAACCGCCTTTCTCTTCAATGCATGGATCAACGGCCATACGTTCCCAATGAAGGACATGCTGGCGGAAGTCCTTTTCCTGCAGAATTATCTTCAGGGCTGCTTTATGCACACCTGGTCGCTGGCCATTGAAGAGCACTTTTACCTGCTGCTCTCCCTTTTCGTTTTTCTGATGCTGCGGGCAAAATGGCTTGATAACCGCAGGCTGATGACCGGAATACTCATATCTTCCATTCTGCTTGTTACGCTGTTGCGGATGCATTACTTCTTCGTCCACCGTCACGAGCCCTACCTGGAAATCTACTACACTCACCTGCGGATGGATGGTTTGCTGCTGGGCGTTCTGCTGTCGTACCTGTTTCATTTTACTGAAGGCTTTCACGCATTTACCCATAAGTATAAGCCCGTTTTGCTGATTGCCGGTTTCGCGCTGATCAGCCCCCTGTTTTTTGTCAGGGCAGGGAGCATGTTTTTCAACACCCTGGGATTTAACGTTATTCACTTAGGATTTGCCGTCTTCACCGCCTATGCTGCCAAAGGTGACCTGACTGCGGCCATCGGCAAGTTCAGGCCGGCCGGCTGGCTGATCCGGATGATCTCATCCATCGGTATTTACTCTTACTCTATCTACGTGTGGCACCTGCTGCTCAGCGATTTCATCGAAAAAGTGCTGAACCTTAAAACCGGAGGGGTGCTTTATCTGGCAGTTACAATTATTGCAGGCACCCTGCTGTCGAAACTGATCGAACAGTTCTTCCTGCGCATCAGGGAGAAAACATTTGCTTAA
- a CDS encoding M28 family metallopeptidase, producing the protein MKSVLLFLTGILCCLAGPGNGAKAQEVDYARYVMDTLSAPGLYGRGYVNFGSLQASQFITRQLFDLGVRPFTDSYSREFTLPVNTFPGSMMLNISGRDLMPGVEFVVRADCPPVNGVFKIVFLDSADFANQRKLDKILRKDLKNSLLSFDKSLLEGAASRQADSMLRTNYPGAGGYLMVNQGEKLIWSVSPGFRQLDYPVVEVLGEALPRKPENAAIIVDAEFYPAYRVMNIAGYLEGKKFPDSMLVFTAHYDHLGMMGRNARFPGANDNASGVAMMLDLARHFADSANRPDYSLAFLAFAGEEMGLKGSENFVENPVFPLDRIKFLVNLDMVGTGSEGITVVNGTIFPEYYRRMVRINADNEYILKVAERGESCNSDHCPFYRKGVPSVFIYSMGKEHREYHTIYDLSQRVPFSEYEDIFRLLRDFILTF; encoded by the coding sequence ATGAAAAGCGTACTCTTATTTCTTACCGGCATTTTATGCTGCCTGGCAGGTCCCGGAAACGGGGCCAAAGCACAGGAGGTGGATTATGCCAGATATGTCATGGATACCCTCTCTGCTCCGGGCCTTTATGGCCGGGGTTATGTGAATTTCGGCTCACTTCAGGCTTCCCAGTTTATCACAAGGCAGCTGTTCGATCTGGGAGTCCGGCCATTTACCGACAGTTATTCCCGTGAGTTTACCCTGCCGGTAAATACTTTTCCGGGAAGCATGATGCTGAATATCAGCGGCAGGGATCTGATGCCCGGGGTTGAATTTGTGGTGCGGGCCGACTGTCCTCCGGTGAACGGCGTATTTAAGATTGTTTTCCTTGATTCTGCTGATTTTGCAAATCAAAGGAAACTGGACAAGATCCTGCGTAAAGACTTGAAAAACAGTTTACTATCATTTGATAAAAGTTTGCTTGAAGGGGCAGCATCCCGACAGGCAGATTCCATGTTGCGTACCAATTACCCCGGTGCCGGGGGATACCTGATGGTGAATCAGGGCGAAAAGCTTATCTGGAGTGTATCTCCGGGCTTCAGGCAGCTGGACTATCCGGTTGTTGAAGTGCTGGGGGAGGCGCTTCCGCGAAAACCTGAAAATGCGGCTATCATTGTGGATGCGGAGTTTTATCCCGCTTACCGGGTGATGAATATTGCCGGTTATCTCGAAGGGAAGAAATTCCCGGATTCCATGCTGGTTTTCACCGCGCATTATGACCATCTGGGGATGATGGGAAGGAATGCGCGGTTTCCCGGTGCCAACGACAATGCCAGCGGGGTGGCCATGATGCTGGACCTCGCCCGTCACTTTGCCGATTCCGCCAACCGGCCTGACTACAGCCTCGCTTTTCTGGCTTTTGCCGGAGAGGAAATGGGCCTGAAAGGCTCGGAAAACTTCGTTGAAAATCCTGTATTTCCATTGGATCGGATTAAATTCCTCGTTAACCTGGATATGGTAGGGACCGGAAGCGAAGGCATTACGGTGGTGAACGGAACCATTTTTCCGGAGTATTACCGGCGGATGGTGCGCATCAACGCCGATAACGAGTATATCCTGAAAGTAGCCGAAAGGGGGGAAAGCTGCAACAGCGACCATTGCCCTTTTTACCGCAAGGGCGTGCCCTCCGTGTTCATTTACTCAATGGGCAAGGAACACAGGGAGTACCACACAATATACGACCTGTCGCAGCGGGTTCCCTTTTCGGAATATGAAGATATTTTCAGGCTGCTGCGCGATTTTATACTGACATTCTGA
- a CDS encoding peptidylprolyl isomerase: protein MKKLSLLVSFTLLSVALCMAQSPKSAAGAQKQTKVLIETEYGNMTAILYNETPQHRDNFLKLVKQGWYNGSIFHRVINRFMIQGGGQESKMNDPGYTVPAEFVPKYFHKKGALAAARKPDQVNPKKASSGSQFYIVQGQKLNDQQLDMYQKQTNRVISPERRAAYKTVGGTPHLDDDYTVFGEVISGLEVVDKIAAVQTGPGDKPVKDVKMKITVIK, encoded by the coding sequence ATGAAAAAACTGAGTTTACTTGTTTCTTTCACCTTGCTTTCAGTTGCCCTGTGTATGGCTCAGTCCCCAAAATCCGCAGCCGGCGCGCAAAAACAAACGAAAGTACTTATAGAAACCGAATACGGTAATATGACCGCCATTCTGTACAACGAAACCCCGCAGCACCGCGACAACTTCCTGAAACTGGTGAAGCAGGGCTGGTACAACGGATCCATCTTTCACCGGGTGATCAACCGGTTTATGATTCAGGGCGGCGGACAGGAAAGCAAGATGAACGACCCCGGTTATACCGTTCCCGCCGAATTTGTTCCGAAATATTTCCATAAAAAGGGAGCGCTGGCAGCAGCCCGTAAACCCGATCAGGTAAACCCCAAGAAAGCCTCTTCCGGCTCGCAGTTTTACATTGTCCAGGGTCAGAAACTGAACGATCAGCAACTGGATATGTACCAGAAACAGACCAACAGGGTAATCAGCCCCGAAAGGCGCGCCGCCTACAAAACCGTTGGCGGAACCCCTCACCTCGACGATGATTACACCGTATTCGGCGAAGTAATCTCCGGCCTTGAAGTGGTGGATAAAATCGCCGCCGTGCAGACCGGCCCCGGTGACAAGCCGGTAAAAGATGTGAAAATGAAAATCACTGTAATCAAATAA
- a CDS encoding YdcF family protein gives MKRRTGFFRRLIRILLPAGGITFLLLIVLAFTTLPFHAYYRLATKGSRMSEKPVTIVMLAGAGIPSENGLIRAWYTAWLAKESPEAKVIVAAPGKLNDSTGDPLSIAGELILRGVKGDNILHETEGKNTRGQARNIAAMIPASERNRPLAIVTSPEHIRRAVLSFRKAGFTNVSGFPAFESSLEADLVFDDRDLKGNRLAPPIGENLQFRYQFWNHLKYEVIVLREYFALAYYKLRGWI, from the coding sequence ATGAAGAGACGAACCGGCTTTTTCAGAAGATTGATCAGGATTTTGCTGCCGGCCGGTGGCATCACGTTTTTGCTGCTGATAGTGCTTGCCTTTACCACCCTGCCGTTTCATGCCTACTACCGCCTGGCTACCAAAGGCAGCAGAATGAGCGAAAAACCGGTAACCATAGTGATGCTGGCCGGTGCAGGTATCCCCAGCGAGAACGGGCTGATCAGGGCCTGGTACACGGCCTGGCTGGCAAAAGAATCTCCGGAAGCAAAGGTGATTGTGGCTGCGCCCGGCAAGCTGAACGACAGTACCGGCGATCCGCTTTCCATTGCCGGGGAGCTGATCCTCAGGGGCGTGAAGGGGGATAATATCCTCCACGAAACCGAAGGAAAAAACACCCGGGGACAGGCGCGCAACATCGCTGCCATGATCCCTGCATCAGAACGCAACCGGCCGCTGGCCATCGTTACCTCGCCCGAACATATCCGCAGGGCGGTGCTGAGTTTCCGAAAAGCCGGATTTACCAATGTCAGCGGCTTCCCGGCCTTTGAATCCTCCCTCGAGGCCGACCTTGTTTTCGACGACAGGGACCTGAAGGGAAACCGCCTGGCGCCACCCATAGGAGAAAACCTGCAGTTCCGCTACCAGTTCTGGAACCACCTGAAATATGAGGTGATCGTGCTCAGGGAGTATTTTGCGCTGGCTTATTATAAACTCAGGGGGTGGATATAG
- a CDS encoding SOS response-associated peptidase, with product MCGRFSLTTEEQRLNEFFRLAGGEEPYVPRYNGAPTQSLAVITGDEPSKLRYFRWGLIPFWAKELPRSSPVINARAESVGEKPMFRRLIAGQRCLVPADGFYEWVRAGKKQPFRFVMADGSPFAMAGLWDAWKSPEGSLIRSFTIITTEANKLMEPIHDRMPVILEKEHHEAWMGEKDEKLLRKLLRPLPGNKMQVYKVSDLVNKVSAEGPELIRPVGQNDLFSLP from the coding sequence ATGTGCGGCAGGTTTTCACTTACCACCGAAGAGCAGCGGCTCAATGAATTCTTCCGCCTTGCGGGAGGGGAGGAACCCTATGTGCCCAGGTACAACGGGGCGCCTACGCAGAGCCTCGCGGTGATAACCGGAGATGAACCTTCAAAACTCCGCTATTTCAGGTGGGGGCTGATCCCCTTTTGGGCGAAGGAGTTGCCCCGCAGCAGTCCGGTGATCAATGCCAGGGCAGAAAGTGTGGGTGAAAAGCCCATGTTCCGCAGGTTGATTGCCGGGCAACGTTGTCTGGTCCCCGCCGATGGTTTTTACGAGTGGGTGAGGGCCGGCAAAAAACAGCCTTTCCGTTTTGTGATGGCCGACGGCTCGCCCTTCGCCATGGCCGGCCTGTGGGATGCCTGGAAAAGTCCGGAAGGCAGCCTTATCCGGTCCTTTACCATCATTACCACCGAAGCCAATAAACTGATGGAGCCCATACACGACCGCATGCCCGTAATCCTGGAAAAGGAACATCATGAGGCCTGGATGGGCGAAAAAGATGAAAAGCTGCTGCGAAAACTGCTGCGGCCCCTCCCGGGCAATAAGATGCAGGTTTATAAGGTTTCTGACCTTGTCAATAAAGTATCCGCCGAAGGGCCTGAACTGATCCGGCCTGTCGGACAGAATGATCTTTTTTCGCTACCTTAG
- a CDS encoding thymidine kinase has protein sequence MFLESAINPSHRRGWIEIICGSMFSGKTEELIRRLNRARIAKQRVEIFKPSIDTRYDETNVVSHNENSITSTPVQASSQILIYANNVDVVGIDEAQFFDDELVSVCNKLAGSGIRVIVAGLDMDFTGKPFGPIPDLMATAEYVTKVHAICMQCGNLAHYSHRKTADEKLVMLGETESYEPLCRECFTKARGK, from the coding sequence ATGTTTTTAGAAAGCGCCATAAACCCATCGCATCGCCGGGGCTGGATTGAGATCATCTGCGGCTCCATGTTTTCGGGCAAAACGGAGGAGCTGATCCGACGCCTGAACCGGGCAAGGATCGCAAAACAACGGGTGGAAATTTTTAAACCCTCGATTGATACCCGCTACGATGAAACCAATGTGGTATCACACAACGAAAATTCCATCACCTCCACACCTGTGCAGGCCTCTTCCCAAATCCTGATTTATGCCAATAATGTGGATGTTGTGGGTATTGATGAAGCCCAGTTTTTTGATGATGAACTGGTTTCCGTCTGCAATAAACTGGCAGGAAGCGGCATCAGGGTAATCGTTGCCGGTCTCGATATGGACTTCACCGGAAAGCCTTTCGGGCCCATTCCCGATCTGATGGCCACCGCCGAATATGTGACCAAGGTGCACGCCATCTGCATGCAGTGCGGCAATCTGGCCCATTACTCCCACCGCAAGACCGCCGATGAAAAACTGGTGATGCTCGGCGAAACCGAGAGTTATGAACCGCTTTGCAGGGAATGTTTCACCAAAGCCCGCGGGAAATAG